Proteins encoded in a region of the Devosia sp. RR2S18 genome:
- a CDS encoding crotonase/enoyl-CoA hydratase family protein yields the protein MSETSEATHRGLVTVSQIGNVAHLRFDRPEKRNALNDATITAIDEFFSSPPAAVRAIVLSGAGGHFSSGLDLSEQVHREPLAVMAHSRNWHRVMELLQNSPVPVIAAMTGAVMGGGLELAAACHVRLAEEGVQFRMPEGLRGIFVGGGGSVRISRLIGSDRLIEMMLTGRIYSGAEGERIGLAHYVVPEGRALEKAFELAHRIAENSPAINQFIIQAIGKIAAMPPEAGLYAESLTAALSQTGPDAEEGLRAFLEKRKPVFGRS from the coding sequence ATGAGCGAAACGTCTGAAGCTACTCACCGCGGGCTGGTTACAGTCTCGCAGATTGGGAACGTGGCGCACCTGAGGTTCGATAGGCCTGAGAAGCGTAACGCCTTGAACGACGCCACAATCACTGCAATCGATGAGTTCTTCTCATCGCCCCCAGCCGCTGTCCGGGCGATCGTTCTCTCTGGCGCTGGCGGCCATTTTTCATCCGGATTGGATCTGAGCGAACAGGTGCACCGTGAACCTCTTGCGGTTATGGCGCACTCCCGCAACTGGCACCGGGTCATGGAGCTGCTTCAGAACTCACCCGTGCCGGTAATCGCAGCTATGACAGGGGCTGTCATGGGAGGCGGCCTCGAGCTTGCGGCCGCCTGCCACGTCCGCTTGGCGGAGGAAGGCGTGCAATTTCGGATGCCGGAGGGGCTCCGGGGCATCTTCGTAGGGGGCGGCGGCTCGGTGCGAATATCGCGCCTCATCGGGTCCGATCGCCTGATCGAGATGATGCTCACCGGCCGAATCTACTCGGGCGCAGAAGGGGAGCGAATAGGGCTTGCTCACTACGTGGTTCCCGAGGGCCGAGCCTTGGAAAAGGCATTCGAGCTAGCCCACCGCATCGCCGAGAATTCCCCTGCCATCAATCAGTTTATCATTCAGGCAATTGGAAAGATTGCTGCTATGCCGCCGGAGGCCGGCCTCTATGCAGAGAGCTTGACAGCGGCGCTAAGCCAGACCGGCCCAGATGCCGAGGAAGGTCTGCGTGCCTTTTTGGAGAAGCGGAAGCCAGTTTTTGGTCGCTCCTGA